Sequence from the Verrucomicrobiia bacterium genome:
TCATCCGGAGCATTCCATTTCACCAATTCCGAATCTCTGTCTCAGCAGTATTTCATCCTTCAATTGCCTTAGAGCTACCGAGGGCAACCTGATTGGGCTCCACTCGATGGAATAGCCCTTCAACGCTGACGGGCTCTGAAGAAGCCGGCAGGCAGGCCAGCCGGGAGCGGCAGTTCGACCGTGTTGGATGCGCCGGCGAGGTAAGGCAACTCGGCAATATCCATCCAATTGGTCGGGCCATCCAAGGCCTGGGCCTGCTGCAGCACAAAGGCGGGCGCAGGGCTATTCCAACTAATGGCCAGTGTGCCCGCAGCCTGGGTCATAGCCAGAAAGGGCGAACTCAGCGGTTGAAAGGCGCCCGGGAGGGTGGCGAATTGGCCATCTTCGCGAATCGCTTGCGCATCGGGCAGCAGGCCGGGCTTGACATTGTTCCTGATGCGCACGCCCGGGTAATCGCATGCCCAGAGGTCCGCCACAACATGGTTGGTGAGCGCCGTCAATCCGTAGTTCGTCAGGGGCGGGCCGAAGTAATTGCCGATGATGTTGGCATCGGTGACGTTGTGCAGGGTGATGGCGCCCCGGCGCCACTGCAGAAACGCGTTGTAGAGGATGCGGATGCCGGAGATTTCCTGTCCCTGCGGGATGTAATCGGAGGCGGCGATGGCCTTGTGCAACTGAATCAATGCCCAGGTGGGTTCCTGGTTCGGATCGGTGTTGTGGATGGCTTCGTAGGAACACCCGCCATCCGCCAGAACGTTGTCCATGATCACGACATTGGTGGGCACGAAGGAATTGGGTCCACTCAGGCTCAATGCCGGATGCGCCGCGATAGCGCTGACTCCCATCCCAGTGATGACATTGCGCGCGATCAGCATGTTATTGGCCCGGCAATAAATGCCGTGGATTCTTGAATTGCTGAAGGTGTTGTTGAGATAGACGGCGGAGCTGTTCAGTGAATTATCAAACAGAAGCGTGTTGGTCGTGTCCAGGCCGGCAAAAATGCCTGAGATATTGTGATCGAAGGTAACATAAGGTGGTTCAACGCTCGTGATGGAGGCCCGGTTAAAAACCGTTCCATTGGTCCCATTGTAGAACATAACATCATCACCCGCCTGCAATTGCTGGCTGGTCACGTCCGCCAGGGCGCCTCCGGGAGTATATCCGATCAAGTGGAAGGTATTTGTCGAATTGGGGACAGGGCCTGCGACGAAAAAAGGAAGGGTGTTTGCATTGGCTACATCGTCGCTTAACCCGATGAAATTGCAGCCCTCGACCCAGGGTCCTATGCGCGGGTTGCCGAATAAGCCGCCATCGGCATTGGTGGTCTTGACTCGAGGGACGCCCTGCGGGCCTCCAGGGGAAGGGCCAATGATGATTTGGCAATCGATCTCGTTTACGAGGTAGGAGTTACTGCCGGCGAAAGCCGCCGCCGCCCCCGTATAATTGGTCAGGTCCAAAAAAGTTACCTGGTAGCAGTTGCGCGCCCGAAAGAGCGTGGAACCGTCCCAACGGCCAAGCTGGCACCAGATGTCGCCGGGTTGGATGGTCGCCAGTTTGGAGGCATTCTTGAGCACCACTTTGAAAATGCCGCTGGTTGGGGTCGCCTGAACGGCGCTGAAGTCGTAAATGGTGGAGTGATTGTCGGCCAGCCGCCCCGGGCGCGTGGGGTCCATGAACGTGCCCCACTGCGGCTGGTCGAGGTAATTGGAATTGGTCGGCGCAGGATAGCCTGGGTCCACGCGGAACTCGAACGCCTTTTCTGTGCCTGAGAGGTTCGTGGTCACTACCCCCTGCGTAAAGGGGAGAGGATCGTAATCGACCGAAAATCCCTGAACGATAATGTTGGTGCACATGAAGAGGTCGAGGAATCCGATGCGCGGATTTGCGATCAGGACCTTGCAGCCGTTGCCATTGACCAGAACCGCTGTTGCGTGAGAGAGCGACAAGGGCACGCCCGCCGTGGTTGAGTTGTTGGTGATGATGTAGGTCGCACCGGACTGGAAACGGACCTCGGCGCCCCCGCTCAGGCTTGCCGCTGCGTTGAGCGCCCCTTGGATCAGTTGTATATCCGACCCGCCGGTTGGTGCTCCGACGCTCACGACGTTTGCCGCAGGCGGCGTGGGCAGAGCGAGCAACGGGCCTGGCCGTGGATGCCAATCTACGGACACCGGGCCGACAGACCGTGCAGAGGGAGGTGCTGCGTTGCTGGGAAACTGAAAGATAAGATAGTGCGCCAGGACGGCGCCCAGAGAATTGGTGATCGGCATGTTGTCGAACACGGTATTTGTGACCCCGCTCGCCGCCACCTTGACCGTTGCGGAGGCAAGAAACGCGTCATAAGCGAGCGCGAACTGCACCGGTGCGCCCGTGTTCGCATAGGCTGAGGGAACGAGAACCCCGCCGTTCTCGCCGCTTCCGCTATAAAGGGTGAGCGAGCCGTTGCCTTGCACCTTGAGCCAGGGGCCGCTCTGGCTGCCATTGCCCGCCAAAAACTGGTTGCTGTTCCCGAACCCAAAGCCGACCCACTCGGACGATGCGGGGGGCAGACTCACTGTGGCGTAAATGGTCATCGACCCGTGCGGCCCGATCGGGATCAACGGAACGCCGGCTGAACCACCCAGGTTGGTAACAGGGTTAAACAGGTGGCCTTGGCCATCGATGGACAGCCCGAGGGCAGGTGAGCTCGCCTGCCACCCATCGCCTTGAACATCTATCCAGGGAATGCTGTTGGTCACGCTTCCAGCCGGTTGCGTGAAGAGGTCCTCGAAGATGATTTCCCCCAACGCCCGGTAACATCCGAGCAGCCCCAGGCCGCTCGCAAGCAACGCCAGAACTAATCGGTGCGCAGCGTGATACCGCCAAGCAGAAAGAGGGTTCATCGGAGAGCACCATGACACCATCGCTGCGCGCTGTCCAAAGAAAACCTGTAGGGCCCTAGAATTCGCTGTTACGCTCTTCCGCGGTTTTGCCTTTCTGTTTGCGGTCCTGTTCATTTTTCACCACAGAGTCGGAGAGAACGACTGCAAAAACCCTTTCGTTCTTTCTACGGGCAACCCTCATCTAACTCACTCCGCACACGGCGCAATCCTCAAGGTTACCGCCGCTTCTCGGACTGGCGCCTCGAGCGTGATGAGCAAGCGCACCGGTTTCTCCGGCGTCACGACGTCTTCGTCCAACGTTTCCGCGCTCACTTTAAACCCGCAGCCGCCGGTTTCGATGCCGACCCGCACGGCCCCCGCCTTGTCCGTAAGCAAGAGTTCGTGCTGCGATGTCTGCTTCCATTTGCCCCAAGTAATGAGCGTCGTTGCAAAATCCCTGGGTTCGCCGAAGCCCGCCTCGTCGCGCACCGTCAGCGAGACTGGGTCCGTCCGGTGGAAGAGAAATGTCCGTTGCAGCTTTTTCAGTTCCGGCACGGCGTATGCCGACCGCAGGTCAAAAGCCACCACATCCTCTGCGTCGCTAAAATCCGTGCGCAGCACGACCGCCCGGGCTCGGGCGCCCGCCTGCTGTAATTGACCGGCGACAACCGGCACGGCATGGCCGTAAGAGCTCAGTACTTTGCTGTCATAACGATGCGCGCTGAAGGTCCGCCGGGTATAAACCTCCGCGCCGGGGTCGCAAATCACCATGGAGCGGCCAGCCACGACGCTGAAGCTGCCGACGTCGTTGTGGTTGTGGTTTTCGGCATTGTTCCCGCCTTTGAGCGCCACTGCGAAGGGCGCCCCCGACCCGGGCGCTGGCCGGCAGATGAGCGCGCCCGCGTCTTTGAACCAGGTGCGCAATGGAGATTCCGCGGCCAATGGCGGATGCGCGATGACCGGCAAGGGCGAGGGGAGAGAGCAAAAGAGCATCGTCTCGGCCAGGCCGCCTCTTGGTCTGACAAATCCGGCTGGTTTGCCTGCCGGCGGTGTCAGCGCGAACCGCTCGCAAATGTAACGGACGAACTCCGCGTCCGGCCGGGTCCCTGGATGCACATCCGAGATGGTCAAATAAATGCCGTTGAGGATTTCGCTGCGGCGGCAAAAGAGCGCCGGCTCCAACGCCGCCGGTTGGGCCAGCAGGTCCACGCGCCCGCCAGTGGCCTGCCGAATCGTCTCGCCCAA
This genomic interval carries:
- a CDS encoding heparinase II/III family protein gives rise to the protein MFDSVWLGPTRFAAGLVFWFALLSASAGASIAPGRVTELAEWLPVAPAGLGRPVTDRVAWEKLAKTPAFGSIIARAEALAKEPAPALPDSLYLDYSKTGNRERCQKVLGERGERLVTFSLAEGLEDRGRFVGPLAETVQAICQERTWVLPAHDGRLNNFYGRTVEMDLRATAVAWELATADYVLGDKLSPGTRRLIRENVRRRALQPFRDMVEGRRAEIYWLHVQNNWNAVCLAGVTGAALALEDSRQDRALFVAAAEHYIASFLSGFGPDGYCSEGVGYWNYGFGHFLTLGETIRQATGGRVDLLAQPAALEPALFCRRSEILNGIYLTISDVHPGTRPDAEFVRYICERFALTPPAGKPAGFVRPRGGLAETMLFCSLPSPLPVIAHPPLAAESPLRTWFKDAGALICRPAPGSGAPFAVALKGGNNAENHNHNDVGSFSVVAGRSMVICDPGAEVYTRRTFSAHRYDSKVLSSYGHAVPVVAGQLQQAGARARAVVLRTDFSDAEDVVAFDLRSAYAVPELKKLQRTFLFHRTDPVSLTVRDEAGFGEPRDFATTLITWGKWKQTSQHELLLTDKAGAVRVGIETGGCGFKVSAETLDEDVVTPEKPVRLLITLEAPVREAAVTLRIAPCAE